GCCTGGTTGTCTTTAGGGTGTTCCAGATGGACTTTAAGGAGCAGCTCTTTCAGAGCTTTCCTGCCCATGAGATTATTGCTGAATGACTCCACAGTGACTGCACCATCTAGCAGTGCACTGCAGCAATTGAACTGGAAAGAGTGTCTAgcttggtgctctgtgtctggaATAGGCCGGTCTATATACCTGGATAACGGGACTCTCACCGTTATCCTCTTGATTTGACTAAGATCTGCATTTGGGTCTTGGTCCAGGATTTTGGTTCTGACCTTTACTGCTGCATCAGCTACCCAGTGCATGGCGAGATGGGCAGGAAAACGTTTAAACGCGATATCTTGATCTTCTAGCACCCATCTGTAGGGGGCAGTTGGGGAAACCTCAGCCAGATGATGCGGAACATAATCCTCATAGAAGATTCTAAAGCCGGACTCCAGGTCCAGAATCTGCTTGTTGCCCTCTAGACCCAGCAGGGCCAGCTGAGAGGCTTCcaagcccctcctcccagcaTTTGCCAAGTGCAGGGGCTTGGTCTGAGTGGCAGTGTTTGCCATAGGAGCCCCAGCAGATGAACATGCAATAGCCAGGGCTGCCATACTCTGAGTAGGGGACAGGCCAAGAAGCTTAGCTGTGGCAGCTGCACTGCCCATAACCCCAACAACTGTAGGTGGATGAAATCtgagaaagaaacacaaggtTCAAAATGGTTGTGTGACCCTtacaaaaaatttttttaaattgttgaaaatttttttttttagatttgatGCTCAAATATAATAAGGAAGAAAGAAGAATGCCTTATTCACCATATATCTGTATGCTAAAACCAGAGGACCTTTTGCACTCTCCTAACTATCTACAGTACAGTAGGAAACATAAGGCAGGTGTACCTCCTGGGGATGTTATGTGCTTCTTTTGAAAATCTCATGAGTCTTCCCTGAACTTCAAGTCCCACATTGAAGGCCAGAAGCAGTTCCAAGCCTGAAGGTTTTGAGGGCAGAGACTCAGCTAGAGCCAGAAGAGCAGGCAGCAATGCTCCAGAAGGATGAGTGGCTGGATGCCAGGTGTCATCAAAATCCATGGCATGCACCTGAATTCAGGATTGACAAGTTACAGTGAAGCACTGTATATTTAAGggatttttcattttaagtgtTTAACAAATGAAGTCATCTTACTGCTTTGGCAAATCATTTTGCTtctttaaagaaacaaatgctTATGACTACTTAAGATTAGTGAAAAAAAT
This region of Electrophorus electricus isolate fEleEle1 chromosome 2, fEleEle1.pri, whole genome shotgun sequence genomic DNA includes:
- the acod1 gene encoding cis-aconitate decarboxylase; its protein translation is MLRKSVTESFGAAISSLNAAHLTDGVVQRSKRMLLDTLGVGLLGTTTPVFHVALEYSKRYQAKEISSVWGRPESSLPPHYATFVNGAAVHAMDFDDTWHPATHPSGALLPALLALAESLPSKPSGLELLLAFNVGLEVQGRLMRFSKEAHNIPRRFHPPTVVGVMGSAAATAKLLGLSPTQSMAALAIACSSAGAPMANTATQTKPLHLANAGRRGLEASQLALLGLEGNKQILDLESGFRIFYEDYVPHHLAEVSPTAPYRWVLEDQDIAFKRFPAHLAMHWVADAAVKVRTKILDQDPNADLSQIKRITVRVPLSRYIDRPIPDTEHQARHSFQFNCCSALLDGAVTVESFSNNLMGRKALKELLLKVHLEHPKDNQASFDKMYCEVLVETAQGRTHTARCNTFYGHWRKPLTREDLEKKFKANASSVLTSDAADGIVQIIDSLETIPDCSVLGSYMQFHKHTPHKEKYFYTASV